A genome region from Carya illinoinensis cultivar Pawnee chromosome 2, C.illinoinensisPawnee_v1, whole genome shotgun sequence includes the following:
- the LOC122301614 gene encoding protein FAR1-RELATED SEQUENCE 5-like — MSTTQWSESINAFFDGYVHAKTNLKEFVDQFDNALKKKKENENATDFHSFSVTTPCISRSPIEKRFQDLYMNSKFKEVQQQVTGMINMNPKLHTSDGAVLTYMVKDKVHVAEYAKLVTYFVDFSEEDSKAKCSCGLFQMRGILCRHILALFRCNEITTLPDSYILDRWRKDIKRRYTLIHSSYDGGEKQADSNRYSELLNICYQMITLAAGSKEHTQDAKAKLYGMIDFYGTNQEPPSMTQTGSNMHCTTGDAITVGGSE; from the coding sequence atgagtacaacgcaGTGGAGTGAGAGCATAAATGCCTTTTTTGACGGGTATGTTCATGCTAAGACCAACCTGAAAGAATTTGTCGACCAGTTTGACAATgcgttgaaaaagaaaaaagagaatgaaaatgcTACGGACTTCCACTCTTTTAGTGTCACAACCCCCTGCATATCGAGATCTCCAATTGAGAAGAGGTTTCAAGATTTGTATATGAATTCTAAATTCAAGGAAGTACAACAGCAAGTTACTGGCATGATCAATATGAATCCAAAGTTACATACAAGTGATGGTGCAGTCCTGACTTATATGGTAAAAGATAAAGTTCATGTGGCAGAATATGCTAAACTGGTTACATATTTTGTGGACTTTAGTGAAGAAGATTCGAAGGCAAAGTGTTCTTGTGGATTATTCCAGATGAGGGGGATATTGTGTAGGCATATCTTGGCCTTGTTCAGATGTAACGAGATTACAACATTGCCAGATAGCTATATTTTAGATCGCTGGAGGAAGGATATCAAAAGGCGATACACGTTGATCCACAGTAGTTATGATGGAGGGGAAAAACAGGCAGATTCTAATAGATATTCTGAGTTGTTGAATATCTGTTATCAGATGATTACTCTTGCAGCGGGCTCGAAAGAACATACTCAGGATGCGAAAGCTAAGTTATATGGCATGATTGATTTCTATGGTACCAACCAAGAACCCCCATCGATGACTCAAACTGGTTCCAATATGCATTGTACGACTGGGGACGCAATTACTGTCGGTGGTTCTGAGTAA